The DNA segment CTGTTCGTGTCATTGAATATCTCCTTTGAGTGTTTCCAAATTTCTTACACTCCGAATAATGACTGCTGAGCAAATCCAATGCAAGCGAAGAGTCTTTTTTCTCTCTGCCAAATGCTCCCCATGAGTGAAAGCACACTATGGAAGCATTCCCAAGGAAAAAGGCTTGTCTTTTTCCCAACACTTTAATATCAATAAATCTAGATATAAGGATTTGGCAAGAAACGGAAAGCGGTGAGAAGCCGCTGCGGACGCGCCGCTGTAACCGACAAAGCCCGTTGGAATTCACCATACTGGGGAAGGATTTCAACACATTGGGGTCGGGAGCCAGAAGACGTCTTGCCAAAGAGCGACCAGCCCTCTCCTGCAAACCAGATGCCGAGCACCATGAAACAGAGAATCATGGACTCTCGTGCTTTCTTTGGTATCCTGAAAAGAGGGGCACCCCGCTCTTTGTCTTTCACCCGGAAACACGGAGTAGACATGAACGCGCACGTATTGGGTTTTCCCAGAATGGGAGTAAACCGAGAATTGAAATGGACTCTTGAAAAGTATTGGCGAGGCGAAATACAGGAGAACGAACTCCTTTCCACTGCTGACCAACTCAAGAAACACCACTGGGAACTTCAGTCCAAGGCAGGTATGGACCTGATCGCAATCGGGGATTTCTCCCTGTACGACCATGTCCTTGACACTCTTGCCATGCTTGGTGCCATCCCTCAAAGATTCGGCTGGGACGGCACCTTGCTTGATCTCGAAACCTATTTTCAGATGGCACGAGGGGATGTGGAACAGAGCATTCCGGCCATGGAAATGACCAAATGGTTTGACTCAAACTACCATTACATTGTGCCTGAACTGTCCCGGCACACCCCTTTCAAAAAGAACAACGGCCAACTGCTGGCCGATGTTCTGATGGCGAAAGACCTCGGCTATTCACCGAAACCTGTTCTGGTCGGCCCGATCACCTTTCTCATGCTGGCAAAAGAGGTCGATGGAAGCACACGGTGGGACCATCTTGAACGCATGACAACGGTCTATTGCGACATCCTTTCAGAACTGGCACCGCACAGCGCATGGATTCAAATTGACGAACCAATCCTGTGCACAGACATCCCCGAGGAAGCGCGCACGGCTTTCCCCTTCGCCTATGCCAAACTCAAGGCCGCGGCCAAGGGCACACCCCTGCTTCTCACGTCCTACTTTGGTGAACTTGACGACAATCTTGACCTGGCCCTTTCACTGCCGATCAATGGACTCCATATCGACATGGTCCGAGGACCGGACCAATTGACAACGGTCCTATCCAGAATTCCACCCAATCTCACTCTCTCCCTGGGGTTGGTGGATGGAAGAAATATATGGAAAACCGACCTCGAAGCAGCATCCCACACCCTGAACACTGCGAGGCAGACTCTCGCTACAGACCAAATCATGGTTGGCTCAAGCTGCTCGCTTCTGCATTCCCCTGTCGATATCACCGTCGAAGAGAATCTAGACCCGAAATTGCGTGACTGGATGGCCTTCGCCGTACAAAAATGCGACGAGATTGCAGCGCTCAAGCAAAACATGCTTGAATCCGCCCCACCCCGACTGATCAAGGAGAACAAGGCTGCACTGGAAGCTCGGGCAATTCATGCAGATGTTATGGACTCAGCCACCCGCAATAGAATTCAGGCTTTGACACCGGAGATGTACACTCGCACATCGCCTTTTGCCGCACGTTCCCTTGTGCAGCGAGCACGATTCAAACTTCCACTCTTTCCCACGACAACCATTGGCTCCTATCCACAGACGAGCGAAATACGGAAGACACGACTGAAATTCAAGAAAGGTGAGATAAGCGAGTCAACCTATACAACAGCAATGCAGTCCCATATCGCAACAGTGGTTGATCGGCAGGAGGAATTGGACCTTGATGTTTTGGTTCATGGGGAACCCGAACGAAACGATATGGTCGAATACTTTGGCCAACAACTCAAGGGATTCTGCTTCACTTCCAATGGCTGGGTGCAAAGTTACGGGAGCCGATGCGTCAAGCCGCCCATCATCTTTGGTGATGTATCACGCCCTGAAAAAATGACCGTGGCTTGGGCCGATCATGCTCAGAAACTGACCGATAAGCCTCTGAAAGGGATGCTGACAGGGCCGGTCACGATCCTCTGCTGGAGCTTTGTTCGCAACGACATACCCCGGAGTGAAGTATGCCAGCAGATAGCATTGGCCATTCGCGATGAAGTGCTTGATCTGGAATCCGCCGGTATCGGGATTATCCAAATAGATGAAGCAGCGTTGCGTGAAGGAATGCCACTTCGCCACAACGAGCATGAGCACTATCTGCGCTGGGCTGTGGACTGCTTCCGGCTGACTTCTTCCGGCGTGAAGGATACCACTCAAATACATTCGCACATGTGCTACAGTGAGTTCAATGTCATCATGA comes from the Pseudodesulfovibrio piezophilus C1TLV30 genome and includes:
- the metE gene encoding 5-methyltetrahydropteroyltriglutamate--homocysteine S-methyltransferase — encoded protein: MNAHVLGFPRMGVNRELKWTLEKYWRGEIQENELLSTADQLKKHHWELQSKAGMDLIAIGDFSLYDHVLDTLAMLGAIPQRFGWDGTLLDLETYFQMARGDVEQSIPAMEMTKWFDSNYHYIVPELSRHTPFKKNNGQLLADVLMAKDLGYSPKPVLVGPITFLMLAKEVDGSTRWDHLERMTTVYCDILSELAPHSAWIQIDEPILCTDIPEEARTAFPFAYAKLKAAAKGTPLLLTSYFGELDDNLDLALSLPINGLHIDMVRGPDQLTTVLSRIPPNLTLSLGLVDGRNIWKTDLEAASHTLNTARQTLATDQIMVGSSCSLLHSPVDITVEENLDPKLRDWMAFAVQKCDEIAALKQNMLESAPPRLIKENKAALEARAIHADVMDSATRNRIQALTPEMYTRTSPFAARSLVQRARFKLPLFPTTTIGSYPQTSEIRKTRLKFKKGEISESTYTTAMQSHIATVVDRQEELDLDVLVHGEPERNDMVEYFGQQLKGFCFTSNGWVQSYGSRCVKPPIIFGDVSRPEKMTVAWADHAQKLTDKPLKGMLTGPVTILCWSFVRNDIPRSEVCQQIALAIRDEVLDLESAGIGIIQIDEAALREGMPLRHNEHEHYLRWAVDCFRLTSSGVKDTTQIHSHMCYSEFNVIMKSIAEMDADVISIEASRSGMDLLEAFKAYQYPAEIGPGVYDIHSPRVPSTDEIYSLLQKALTVIPPERLWINPDCGLKTRDWPETLESLKNMVSAAKRLRKEYE